From one Perca flavescens isolate YP-PL-M2 chromosome 19, PFLA_1.0, whole genome shotgun sequence genomic stretch:
- the LOC114546145 gene encoding Fc receptor-like A, translating to MVPGDSGVYWCESREGATSNSITITVTDGPVILQSPVLPVMEGEDLTLTCRTKMSSNLPAGFYKDGSFIRNEPAGHMTIHHVSRSDEGLYRCHISSVGESPPSWVSVTEKPKTTSPPTSSLPHDTSAPPPDTTDPPTSSVPPPDTSAPPPASDPLQLVIRLVVHLVVFCPYCISTFIMVSLYRRRTTGNLPVSVVMTPPTQAEEGLEIEDYDNVTTAVTTEHHF from the exons ATGGTCCCAGGGGACAGTGGAGTTTACTGGTGTGAGTCCAGAGAGGGAGCAACCAGTAACAGCAtcaccatcactgtcactg atggaccagtgatcctgcagagtcctgtcctccctgtgatggagggagaagacctcACTCTGACCTGTAGAACAAAGATGTCCTCCAACCTCCCAGCtggtttctataaagatggctccttcatcaggaatgagcctgcaggtcacatgaccatccACCATGTTTCCAGGTCTGATGAAGGCCTCTACAGGTGTCAcatcagcagtgttggagagtctccacccagctgggtctctgtcacAG AGAAACCAAAGACCACAAGCCCTCCTACGAGCTCTCTGCCCCATGACACGTCAGCTCCGCCCCCTGACACCACAGACCCACCAACCTCGTCAGTTCCGCCCCCTGATACCTCAGCTCCGCCCCCAGCCTCAGACCCCCTCCAGCTTGTGATCAGACTGGTCGTCCACCTGGTGGTGTTCTGTCCGTACTGCATCTCCACTTTCATCATGGTGTCTTTATATCGACGTAGGACCACAG GAAACCTGCCTGTCTCCGTGGTGATGACCCCTCCCACCCAGGCTGAGGAGGGATTGGAGATTGAAGACTATGATAATGTCACCACTGCTGTCACCACAGAGCATCACTTCTGA